The Pelodiscus sinensis isolate JC-2024 chromosome 6, ASM4963464v1, whole genome shotgun sequence genome has a segment encoding these proteins:
- the LOC102446578 gene encoding uncharacterized protein LOC102446578: MLWELWQGLKAVAVLVVVALSLFGHHSLCPSAFGDFCLLLAVLWSQGWPCACSGSTRPFWSACSCCSMLPRYSCMSSTLSCLDSLYLDAAALLWHPYPTVGRQYWRLDASSEWWDWLILEQWDNQQRLQNFWMRKQTFLDLCAWLAPVLHRCNTHPVYKRVAITLWKLAAADSYCLVAHQFRVGRSTVGASLMQVVRAINDILLKRVICLRDVDATVAGFPALGVHQLWGSYGWDPHPHTGTGASSGPLYQPQSVLLDGAPGPCGPLRPLHRHMWGGRAGHLHPPKLQPVSQDGGGHFLPPVGIDGWGHPHDTVHCGGRSLHPDAMADVAIYQTHGPQLRKIQPAPELGPQPGGAAFGWLKARFHCLLTSLNMGEQNIKVVAACCVLHNIVEQKGEAFLPGWMAGKGQAFEQPQTAASWQAHHDRVRIREALREMFSQAPH, translated from the exons atgcTTTGGGAGCTCTGGCAGGGACTCaaagctgtagcagtgcttgttgtggttgccctcagcctctttggacaccacagcttgtgcCCTAGTGCCTTTGGGGACTTTTGCCTTCTCCTTGCTGTACTATGGAGCCAGGGatggccctgtgcctgctctggctccacacggccattttggagtgcgtGCAGCTGTTGCTCTATGCTGCCTCGCTACTCCTGCATGAGCTCGACGCTGAGCTGTCTGGACTCTCTCTACCTGGATGCGGCAGCTTTGCTGTGGCATCCCTACCCCACCGTGGGGAGGCAATACTGGAGACTTGATGCCAGTTCTGAATGGTGGGACTGGCTGATCCTGGagcaatgggacaaccagcaacgGCTCCAGAACTTTTGGATGCGGAAGCAGACGTTCCTAgacctgtgtgcctggcttgcccctgtgctTCACAGATGCAACACCCATCCCGTgtacaagagggtcgccatcaccctgtggaagctggctgcCGCGGACAGCTACTGcttggtggcacaccagttcagggtgggcaggtccacagtGGGTGCCAGCTTGATGCAG gttgtcagaGCCATCAACGACATACTGCTCAAGAGGGTCATCTGCCTGCGGGACGTGGATGCAACCGTGGCTGGCTTCCCTGCCCTGGGGGTTCACCAACTGTGGGGGAGCTatggatgggacccacatccccatacAGGtaccggagcatcgagcggcccactTTATCAACCACAAAGTGTACTTCTCgatggtgctccaggcccttgtggaccactgAGGCCGCTTCATAGACACATGTGGGGTGGTCGTGCAGGACACCTGCATCCTccgaaactccagcctgtttcacaggatggaggtgggcactttcttcccccagtgggAATTGATGGTTGGGGACATCCGCATGACACCGTGCATTGTGGGGGACGTAGCTTACaccctgatgccatggctgatgtGGCCATATACCAGACACATGGACCTCAGCTGAGAAAGATTCAACCTGCACCTGAGCTGGGCCCGCAACCAGGTGGAGCGGCCTTCGGATGGCTGAAGGCGAGATTTCATTGTTTGCTCACCAGTCTcaacatgggtgagcagaacatTAAGGTGGTCGCAGCATGTTGTGTGTtgcacaacattgtggagcagaagggggaggccttcctcccagggtggatgGCAGGCAAGGGCCAGGCGTtcgagcagccccagacagccgCCAGCTGGCAGGCGCACCACGACAGGGTGCGCATCCGAGAGGCCCTcagggagatgttctcccaggctcCACACTAG